The Nocardia higoensis genome has a segment encoding these proteins:
- the murA gene encoding UDP-N-acetylglucosamine 1-carboxyvinyltransferase — protein MSERFLVTGGSRLVGEVAVGGAKNSVLKLMAAALLAEGTTTITNCPDILDVPLMAEVLRGLGCEVVISDAEPGDRSVVAITTPAEPKYHADFPAVTQFRASVCVLGPLMARCKRAVVALPGGDAIGSRPLDMHQAGLRLLGATSEIEHGCVVARAEELRGARIRLDFPSVGATENILMAAVLAEGETVIDNAAREPDIVDLCNMLVQMGARISGAGTSVLTIQGVERLHPTEHRVIGDRIVAATWGIAAAMTQGDVRVTGVNPKHLALVLDKLRSAGARISFEVDGFRVVQPDRPRAVNFSTLPFPGFPTDLQPMAIGLAAIADGTSMITENIFEARFRFVEEMIRLGADARTDGHHAVVRGIPRLSSAPVWSSDIRAGAGLVLAGLVADGVTEVHDVFHIDRGYPNFVEQLQALGGGVERVGVERSDNERVHQSAL, from the coding sequence GTGAGTGAACGGTTTCTGGTCACCGGTGGCAGTCGCCTGGTCGGCGAGGTCGCGGTGGGCGGCGCGAAGAACAGCGTCCTCAAGCTGATGGCTGCCGCGCTGCTGGCCGAAGGCACGACGACGATCACGAACTGCCCGGACATCCTCGATGTCCCCCTGATGGCGGAGGTCCTACGTGGCCTCGGCTGCGAGGTCGTGATCTCCGACGCCGAACCGGGGGACCGTTCGGTGGTGGCCATCACCACCCCGGCCGAGCCGAAGTACCACGCGGACTTCCCTGCCGTCACCCAGTTCCGTGCGTCGGTGTGCGTGCTCGGCCCGCTGATGGCCAGGTGCAAGCGGGCGGTCGTCGCGCTGCCGGGTGGCGACGCCATCGGGTCGCGCCCGTTGGATATGCACCAGGCCGGCCTGCGCCTGCTCGGCGCGACCAGCGAGATCGAACACGGTTGTGTGGTCGCCCGCGCCGAGGAACTCCGGGGCGCACGCATCCGGCTGGACTTCCCCTCGGTGGGCGCCACCGAGAACATCCTCATGGCCGCGGTGCTCGCCGAGGGCGAGACGGTCATCGACAACGCCGCCCGCGAACCCGACATCGTCGACCTGTGCAACATGCTGGTGCAGATGGGCGCGCGGATCAGCGGTGCCGGCACCTCGGTGCTGACCATCCAGGGCGTCGAGCGCCTGCATCCCACCGAACACCGCGTGATCGGCGACCGGATCGTCGCCGCCACCTGGGGGATCGCGGCCGCCATGACCCAGGGGGACGTGCGGGTCACCGGCGTCAATCCCAAGCACCTGGCGCTGGTGCTGGACAAGCTGCGCTCGGCGGGGGCGCGAATCTCGTTCGAGGTGGACGGCTTTCGCGTCGTCCAGCCCGATCGTCCGCGTGCGGTGAACTTCTCGACCCTGCCGTTTCCCGGCTTCCCGACCGATCTGCAGCCGATGGCGATCGGCCTCGCGGCGATCGCCGACGGCACGTCGATGATCACCGAGAACATCTTCGAGGCCCGGTTCCGGTTCGTCGAGGAGATGATCCGGTTGGGCGCCGACGCCCGCACCGACGGTCACCACGCGGTGGTGCGCGGTATCCCGAGGCTGTCGAGTGCTCCGGTCTGGTCGTCGGACATCCGTGCGGGCGCGGGCCTGGTCCTGGCCGGCCTGGTGGCCGACGGCGTCACCGAAGTGCACGACGTCTTCCACATCGATCGCGGC